Genomic segment of Streptomyces alboniger:
CGCGCCGAGCGCGCCGGGATCCCGACCTTTGTCTGCCGGGTGAAGGGCCACGAGACCCGTGACGAGTGGGACGCGGCCCTCGCGGCCGCGACCGTCGCCTACGAGCCCGACCTGGTGGTCTCCGCCGGGTTCATGAAGATCGTGGGGAAGGAGTTCCTCGCGCGCTTCGGCGGGCGGTTCGTGAACACGCACCCCGCGCTGCTGCCCAGTTTTCCGGGGGCCCACGGCGCGCGCGACGCACTCGCGTACGGCGTGAAGGTCACCGGCTGCACCGTCCACTTCGTCGACGACGGCGTCGACACCGGCCCGATCATCGCCCAGGGCGTGGTCGAGGTCCGGGACGAGGACGACGAGAGCGCTCTGCACGAGCGCATCAAGGAAGTCGAGCGCACGCTGCTCGTCGATGTCGTGGGGCGTCTGGCCCGGCACGGCTACCGCATTGAGGGACGAAAGGTTCTTATCCCGTGACCGCCGAAGCTAGGAACGCCGAAGCTATGAACGCTGACCACTCGAACGGCACGCAGCGCCCCGTCAAGCGCGCGCTCGTCAGCGTCTACGACAAGACCGGCCTGGAAGAGCTCGCGCGCGGGCTGCACGAGGCGGGTGTCGAGCTGGTCTCCACCGGCTCGACCGCCGCGCGGATCGCCGCCGCCGGGGTGCCCGTCACCAAGGTCGAGGAGCTGACCGGCTTCCCCGAGTGCCTCGACGGCCGGGTCAAGACCCTGCACCCGAAGGTCCACGCGGGCATCCTCGCCGACCTGCGCCTGGCGGACCACCGCGACCAGCTCGCCGAGCTGGGCGTGGAGCCCTTCCAGCTCGTCGTCGTGAACCTCTACCCCTTCAAGGAGACCGTCGCCTCGGGCGCCACTCCCGACGAGTGCGTCGAGCAGATCGACATCGGCGGCCCCTCCATGGTCCGCGCCGCCGCCAAGAACCACCCCT
This window contains:
- the purN gene encoding phosphoribosylglycinamide formyltransferase, translated to MAESSVAESAVVARPKRLVVLVSGSGTNLQALIDTIRAEGPRAYGAEIVAVGADRDGIAGLERAERAGIPTFVCRVKGHETRDEWDAALAAATVAYEPDLVVSAGFMKIVGKEFLARFGGRFVNTHPALLPSFPGAHGARDALAYGVKVTGCTVHFVDDGVDTGPIIAQGVVEVRDEDDESALHERIKEVERTLLVDVVGRLARHGYRIEGRKVLIP